The following coding sequences lie in one Crassostrea angulata isolate pt1a10 chromosome 10, ASM2561291v2, whole genome shotgun sequence genomic window:
- the LOC128164828 gene encoding uncharacterized protein LOC128164828 translates to MEAATAQYVLECGTEDCENNCQFYCNPCHRPLCEQCRDEHQKSPDTKKHEVVAFLQHKRHLPVDKCKLHPTRNADILCNECNIPLCSKCTTMEEHFGHKFVDMEDTDAEKLAFCLEEISKIQEYFLPTSKELKTETDEDGKEVKKTMDGVRNSIKAEAKSLKDLVDKVTSDKLERANTIEKSLLKVLKQQKNTYDDYNDYLENFLKEFHGYLPLSNFKVLLSAKFENSKIQSVPETTKPVQPVFTAGQFTYDDVSKLLGKIDVPNIKPDKRKIKLMATSLTQLKPTGKEMKQDKEKSDVKQTLSLSSSVTKVREYKVPGVDNVYHITHGKSGRLWASDDHGNLVQIDLQGNQLQKIQTSGEFQGYHTVTQGGDLIFTDGKKKIINRITVDNTITEFIKTGDWEPISIRHSSHINGDILVGMIKDEEAKVIRYNKSGEEIQNIQRDNKGQGPYSYPHYITENINGDICTSDYSKQVVVVVNKSGQQRFSYTYPEFLFYPFGICTDLLSHIIVCFTNLVNNYVHILDQDGQFLSLLLTAQQGVKCPRGLCVDDENNLHVGQRDTNTVTVYIYLQ, encoded by the coding sequence atggaAGCCGCGACAGCACAATACGTTTTGGAGTGTGGCACTGAAGACTGTGAGAACAACTGCCAGTTTTACTGCAATCCTTGTCATCGACCATTGTGTGAACAATGCAGAGATGAACATCAGAAAAGCCCTGACACCAAGAAACATGAAGTGGTCGCCTTCCTACAGCACAAACGTCATCTTCCTGTGGACAAATGCAAGCTCCATCCAACTCGTAATGCAGATATTCTATGCAATGAGTGCAACATTCCTCTATGTTCAAAGTGCACAACCATGGAAGAACACTTCGGCCATAAGTTTGTTGATATGGAGGACACTGATGCAGAAAAATTGGCATTTTGTTTAGAAGAAATCTCAAAAATCCAAGAATATTTCCTTCCAACATCAAAAGAATTGAAAACAGAGACAGATGAAGATGGCAAAGAAGTAAAGAAAACCATGGATGGTGTCAGAAATTCCATAAAGGCAGAAGCCAAGTCTCTGAAAGACCTGGTAGATAAGGTGACATCAGACAAATTGGAACGAGCCAATACCATAGAAAAGTCATTACTTAAAGTgttaaaacaacagaaaaatacATACGATGATTACAATGACTAccttgaaaattttttaaaagagtttcatGGCTACCTCCCTTTAagcaatttcaaagttttattatctgcaaaatttgaaaattcaaaaatccAATCTGTACCAGAGACAACTAAACCAGTCCAACCCGTGTTTACTGCAGGTCAATTTACCTATGATGATGTCAGCAAGTTACTTGGAAAAATAGATGTCCCAAACATTAAACCtgataaaaggaaaataaaactcATGGCTACTTCATTAACTCAGTTGAAACCTACAGGGAAAGAGATGAAGCAAGATAAAGAGAAATCTGACGTGAAACAAACGCTGTCTCTGTCTTCCTCTGTCACCAAGGTCAGGGAGTACAAAGTACCAGGTGTTGACAATGTATATCACATAACACATGGTAAATCAGGCAGACTCTGGGCCAGTGACGATCATGGTAACCTTGTCCAAATAGATCTACAGGGGAATCAGCTGCAGAAGATACAAACCAGTGGTGAATTTCAAGGctaccacacagtcacacaggGCGGGGATCTGATCTTTACTGacggaaagaaaaaaatcatcaataggATAACAGTGGATAATACAATCACTGAATTTATTAAAACAGGAGACTGGGAACCAATCAGCATACGTCACTCCTCCCACATCAACGGGGACATACTGGTGGGGATGATAAAGGATGAAGAGGCTAAAGTCATCAGGTACAACAAGTCAGGAGaagaaatacagaacatacagaGAGACAACAAAGGACAGGGACCGTATAGTTATCCAcactacatcacagaaaacatcaatggtgaTATCTGTACATCAGACTATAGCAAACAAGTTGTAGTGGTAGTAAATAAATCAGGACAACAGAGATTCTCCTACACATATCCGGAGTTTTTGTTTTATCCCTTTGGTATCTGTACTGATCTCCTCAGTCACATCATTGTTTGTTTCACTAATCTTGTGAATAACTATGTTCACATCCTTGATCAGGATGGTCAGTTCTTGTCTTTACTACTCACAGCACAGCAAGGGGTAAAA
- the LOC128164832 gene encoding uncharacterized protein LOC128164832 produces the protein MKAFILHCSMVNTKTTPRRAKEICPVCFVELDGKDAWSEHVLSCASSMMVCKACHVSFKKKEYLQKHMRTKHPDAPSSTHKDTSHDQEDDSDWDVDPEVQLGEVRTEPAEKEMEALPSTSQDDFISGRVVRKRTAPSPVFSSRRTNLGIVEETVSKKSVEFGIQTDNLDPVLSKIMVDEATQTEGYHRRVKEITITKYHENGQKIKRIKESEELFDL, from the coding sequence ATGAAAgcttttattttacattgtagTATGGTTAACACAAAGACGACCCCCCGGAGGGCAAAGGAAATATGTCCTGTGTGTTTTGTTGAACTGGATGGTAAGGACGCATGGTCCGAACATGTGCTAAGCTGTGCAAGCAGTATGATGGTGTGCAAAGCCTGTCATGTATCCTTTAAGAAGAAGGAGTACCTGCAGAAACACATGCGGACAAAGCATCCCGACGCCCCTTCCTCAACACATAAGGACACAAGTCATGATCAGGAAGACGACAGTGACTGGGACGTGGACCCCGAAGTTCAACTCGGCGAGGTTCGGACTGAACCCGCAGAAAAAGAGATGGAAGCTTTACCATCAACCTCTCAGGATGACTTCATCTCAGGAAGAGTGGTTCGAAAAAGAACAGCGCCAAGTCCAGTGTTTTCGTCCAGACGAACCAACCTTGGCATTGTTGAAGAAACCGTGTCGAAGAAAAGTGTGGAGTTTGGGATTCAAACTGACAACCTGGATCCTGTCCTATCCAAGATCATGGTAGATGAAGCTACTCAAACGGAGGGCTATCATCGCAGAGTGAAGGAGATCACCATCACCAAATACCATGAAAATGGACAGAAAATTAAGAGAATCAAAGAAAGTGAAGAACTGTTTGATTTGTAG